One genomic window of Dama dama isolate Ldn47 chromosome 7, ASM3311817v1, whole genome shotgun sequence includes the following:
- the LOC133059802 gene encoding olfactory receptor 2W3-like, whose protein sequence is MTNQSCQEGFILLGFSDRPKLEQILFLFVLLFYLVTLLGNVVIILVARLDPSLHTPMYFFLTNLSFLDLCFTTSSIPQLLFNLSGPDKAISYVGCAIQLFMFLGLGGTECVLLAVMAYDRFTAICKPLHYCVLMHPRLCWKLVSVAWGVGLLNSLVMSPVTMKLPRCGRCRVKHFLCEMPALIKIACVDTVAVESTVFILSVIIVLVPLSLILISYSYIALAVLRMKSAAGRRKAFNTCGSHLTVVSLFYGNIIYMYMQPGNNSSQDQGKFLTLFYNLVTPMLNPVIYTLRNKDVKGALRRLVSRK, encoded by the coding sequence ATGACCAACCAGAGTTGCCAGGAAGGCTTCATCTTGTTGGGTTTCTCAGACAGACCCAAGCTAGAGCAGATCCTCTTCTTGTTTGTCCTCCTCTTCTACCTTGTGACTTTGCTGGGCAATGTTGTCATTATCCTGGTTGCCCGCTTAGACCCCAGCCTTCAcactcccatgtacttcttcctcactAACTTGTCCTTCCTAGATCTTTGCTTTACCACCAGTTCTATCCCCCAGCTGCTTTTCAACTTAAGTGGCCCAGACAAGGCCATCAGTTATGTGGGCTGTGCCAtccagctcttcatgttcctgGGACTGGGTGGCAcagaatgtgttctcttggctGTCATGGCTTATGACCGCTTCACGGCAATCTGCAAGCCCCTCCACTATTGTGTCCTCATGCACCCTCGGCTCTGCTGGAAGTTGGTGTCTGTGGCCTGGGGAGTCGGGCTTCTCAACTCCCTGGTTATGTCTCCAGTGACTATGAAACTGCCAcgatgtgggagatgcagggtgAAACATTTTCTATGTGAGATGCCGGCTCTGATAAAAATTGCCTGTGTGGATACAGTGGCTGTAGAGAGCACTGTTTTCATCTTATCAGTGATCATTGTTCTGGTGCCCCTGTCGCTCATCCTCATCTCTTATAGCTACATTGCCCTTGCAGTGCTGAGGATGAAGTCAGCGGCAGGAAGAAGGAAGGCTTTCAACACATGTGGGTCCCATCTCACTGTAGTCTCTTTGTTTTATGGGAATATTATCTATATGTATATGCAACCAGGAAATAATTCATCTCAGGACCAAGGGAAATTCCTTACCCTCTTCTACAACTTGGTGACTCCCATGTTGAACCCTGTCATCTATACACTGAGAAATAAGGATGTAAAGGGTGCACTCAGGAGACTTGTGTCTAGAAAGTAA